The following proteins are co-located in the Cutaneotrichosporon cavernicola HIS019 DNA, chromosome: 3 genome:
- the MPE1 gene encoding uncharacterized protein (Zinc knuckle) has product MSTVFYRWGAGRDEARIKFDGTHISVFDFKRQIMLDNNLGNGKDFDLTVFENGEELKDDDKQIARSSTLVVRRRPAIMKGRGTAQNYIVGTDASMSLTGEHRIEAHARQAMKDRMNRGTMGSGGTYGSLSKRFDGKEEKKEEAPKVTTGNADEDARIQAMLQQQTDTWEEMQEDMSSLPRFNSGANRRPLGRPGAAGAGGGGGGGPPSKFDYSVAPDKEPPLGYICYRCGQKGHWIQNCPSNDDPAAQDRKRFVRVTGIPRSFLKTVETPTTGEGSSGGAMLTADGGFVRAVPDARAWEKQAAVKTLANDDAEDKGALDPELVCPLCKKLLNEAVRVPCCHTAYCEDCITSHLLEHDFVCPSCESKIASLDKLEPDEDLRQRAEAYRDGEKGKSEEEEKNGDDTPAGEPDANGKNPFNGQMPDMNAMTEYLQAMLATLRNPLVPPAIKTQVRQLVKITNHNLLQLQMLAAQGMLGAMAGMSGMGMGLGMPVMGNAMANPMAMMGMQGHMGNMGNMGNMGSMGNMGNMGPGNMGNMGNMGNMGNMGPGNMGPGNMHMGGGRGRGGFRGGMRGRGFGRGGGMGRVSSGKRPAEDAAGGMEKMQRVG; this is encoded by the exons ATGTCGACAGTCTTCTACCGCTGGGGCGCGGGCCGAGATGAGGCGCGTATCAAGTTCGACGGCACGCACATCAGCGTGTTCGACTTCAAGCGCCAAATCATGCTTGACAACAACCTCGGTAACGGCAAGGACTTTGACCTGACCGTGTTCGAGAATGGAGAAG AATtgaaggacgacgacaagcaGATTGCGCGTTCGTCAACCCTCGTCGTGCGCCGTAGGCCAGCGATCATGAAGGGACGCGGAACTGCCCAGAACTACATCGTCGGCACGGACGCGTCCATGTCGCTCACTGGCGAACACCGCATCGAGGCGCACGCACGGCAAGCGATGAAGGACCGCATGAACCGCGGTACCATGGGATCCGGCGGCACGTACGGGTCGTTAAGCAAGCGCttcgacggcaaggaggagaagaaggaggaggcgcccAAGGTGACCACGGGTaacgcggacgaggacgcgcgtATCCAGGCCATGCTCCAGCAGCAGACGGACACGTGGGAGGAGATGCAGGAGGACATGAGCTC GCTTCCACGCTTCAACAGCGGTGCGAACAGGCGGCCGCTTGGGCGACccggcgccgccggcgccggtggtggtggtggcggtgggccGCCGAGCAAGTTCGACTACAGCGTCGCGCCGGACAAGGAACCTCCTCTTGGTTACATCTGCTACCGCTGCGGACAGAAGGGACACTGGATCCAGAACTGTCCGTCGAACGACGACCCAGCTGCGCAGGACCGCAAGCGCTTCGTCCGCGTCACGGGTATCCCGCGCTCCTTTCTGAAGACGGTCGAGACGCCCACCACAGGCGAGGGCTCGTCTGGCGGTGCGATGTTGACTGCGGACGGCGGGTTCGTGCGCGCGGTTCCCGACGCAAGGGCATGGGAGAAGCAGGCGGCTGTCAAGACGCTCGCaaacgacgacgccgaggacaagggcgCGTTGGACCCCGAGCTCGTGTGCCCGCTGTGCAAGAAGTTGTTGAACGAAGCGGTACGGGTGCCATGTTGCCACACGGCGTACTGCGAGGACTGCATCACCAGCCACTTGCTGGAGCACGATTTTGTGTGTCCGAGCTGCGAGAGCAAGATTGCAAGCCTGGACAAGCTCGAACCAGATGAGGATCTACGCCAGCGCGCCGAAGCGTACCGCGATGGCGAGAAGGGCAAGagcgaagaggaggagaag aacGGGGATGACACGCCGGCTGGCGAGCCGGACGCGAATGGCAAGAACCCGTTCAACGGCCAGATGCCCGATATGAACGCCATGACCGAGTACCTACAAGCA atGCTCGCGACCCTGCGGAACCCGCTCGTCCCACCAGCCATCAAGACGCAGGTGCGGCAGCTAGTCAAGATAACCAACCACAATCTCCTGCAGTTGCAGAtgctcgccgcccaggGAATGCTCGGCGCAATGGCGGGCATGAGCGGAATGGGCATGGGCTTGGGTATGCCCGTGATGGGGAATGCGATGGCGAACCCGATGGCCATGATGGGCATGCAGGGCCACATGGGCAACATGGGCAACATGGGCAACATGGGCAGCATGGGCAACATGGGCAACATGGGGCCAGGCAACATGGGCAACATGGGCAACATGGGCAACATGGGCAACATGGGGCCAGGCAACATGGGCCCGGGCAACATGCACATGggtggtgggcgagggcgtggcgGCTTCCGCGGCGGGATGCGCGGACGGGGCTttgggcgaggaggtggaaTGGGTCGCGTTAGCTCGGGCAAGCGAccggccgaggacgctgCTGGGGGCATGGAGAAGATGCAGCGCGTTGGGTGA
- the ERV1 gene encoding uncharacterized protein (Erv1 / Alr family) gives MTAESSSTSSASPAQPLRTTKETHPNLPPGLILGEDGKPCKVCNSWQDWAKIKVVKKGASSSTSKDPMAMMAAMAGGAAIKKKEDKVEVDRSECPPDTGELGRATWTFLHTTAAYYPLKANTEQQNRMRALLGSLPTLYPCTPCADDFGADTKANPPDVLGSTPG, from the exons ATGACGGCCGAGTCCTCTTCCACCTCTTCGGCATCTCCTGCCCAGCCCCTCCGCACGACCAAGGAGACGCACCCAAACCTCCCTCCCGGCCTAatcctcggcgaggacggcaagccATGCAAAGTCTGCAACAGCTGGCAAGACTGGGCAAAGATCAAGGTCGTGAAGAAGGGCgcgtcttcctccactTCCAAGGATCCAATGGCGATGATGGCAGCGATGGCTGGAGGTGCGGCCATTAAGAAAAAGGAAgacaaggtggaggtcgaccGCAGTGAATGTCCCCCCGACaccggcgagctcggccgcgcaACATGGACGTTCCTGCACACCACGGCGGCGTATTATCCACTCAAGGCGAATACCGAGCAGCAGAACCGCATGCgtgcgctcctcggctcGTTGCCGACCCTGTATCCGTGCACGCCGTGTGCCGATGACTTTGGGGCCGATACCAAGGCTAATCCACCCGAC GTCCTGGGTTCGACCCCGGGTTAA
- a CDS encoding uncharacterized protein (Putative DNA-binding (bihelical) motif predicted to be involved in chromosomal organisation), with the protein MLRRRLSAGALRAQAQLHTQTPPSTPRKAANVTRSAAAAKATISPNAQSKSLGSVVLLNTQRSWKGETVVTLKAELKKRGLTQTGNKAMLVSRLESADTTGLAPPVPPISRVLRAEAKARAQRTRAYATPSGAKSAGREDAVSPVITTSEDVNVNAPAAEVPSVGEQTPEEKTSAPGLPSGKQTNPTPQEFTIHFPDPKPDKESPQTIPTLPHHITSTATRPLPDDVDENFGLPKIMTIASASTHPDGGPVHGTTKVTDDDLTDKVVSKAKEQIQAAKQAEDEILELSGLPVDPPTSEGSGKPSKPLSSDEMTAKVVSKAKEKIDAAKAATAEILELSGLPVDNPDDPLDMKGAGSYKHSARPLNPEEHRGAWILGGLIGGVVLLGWYGEKKKKGAKEQPKAEAKDKN; encoded by the exons AtgctccgccgccgactTTCGGCTGGCGCCCTTCGCGCCCAGGCGCAGCTGCACACCCAGACACCGCCGTCGACACCTCGCAAGGCTGCCAATGTGACTCGCTCTGCCGCAGCGGCCAAGGCTACCATCTCGCCGAACGCGCAGAGCAAGTCGCTCGGCTcggtcgtcctcctcaacaccCAGCGTAGCTGGAAGGGCGAGACGGTCGTGACTCTCAAGGCTGAACTCAAAAAACGCGGCCTCACCCAGACCGGAAACAA GGCTATGCTCGTCTCGCGTCTCGAGAGCGCGGACACGACCGGCCTCGCTCCCCCAGTGCCGCCCATCTCGCGCGTGCTtcgcgccgaggccaaggcccGCGCCCAGCGTACGCGCGCCTACGCGACCCCGAGTGGTGCCAAGAGTGCCGGTCGCGAGGACGCCGTCAGCCCCGTGATTACCACTTCCGAGGACGTCAATGTCAACGCGCCCGCTGCCGAGGTGCCGTCTGTTGGGGAGCAGACCCCTGAGGAGAAGACGTCTGCGCCAGGCCTCCCTTCGGGGAAGCAAACAAACCCCACACCCCAGGAGTTTACTATCCACTTCCCCGACCCCAAGCCGGACAAAGAATCGCCTCAGACCATT CCTACACTCCCACACCACATTACGTCAACGGCCACTAGACCGCTCCCggatgacgttgacgagAACTTTGGCCTGCCCAAGATTATGACCATTgcatcggcgtcgacgcacCCCGACGGTGGGCCTGTGCACGGCACCACCAAGGTcacggacgacgacctAACTGACAAGGTGGTcagcaaggccaaggagcaAATCCAGGCCGCCAAACaagccgaggacgagattCTTGAGCTTAGCGGTCTCCCCGTCGACCCGCCGACCAGCGAAGGTAGTGGGAAACCCTCGAAGCCACTGTCGTCGGATGAGATGACTGCCAAGGTGGTcagcaaggccaaggagaagatcGACGCAGCAAAGGCGGCAACAGCCGAGATCCTCGAGTTGAGCGGACTTCCGGTCGACAACCCGGACGACCCGCTCGACATGAAGGGTGCTGGCAGCTACAAGCATTCCGCGCGGCCACTCAACCCTGAGGAGCACCGCGGCGCGTGGATTCTCGGTGGGCTGATCGGTGGTGTGGTTCTCCTGGGCTGGTACggggagaagaagaagaagggggCAAAGGAGCAGCCCAAAGCCGAGGCTAAGGACAAGAACTAG
- the RER2 gene encoding uncharacterized protein (Adds multiple copies of isopentenyl pyrophosphate (IPP) to farnesyl pyrophosphate (FPP) to produce dehydrodolichyl diphosphate (Dedol-PP), a precursor of dolichol which is utilized as a sugar carrier in protein glycosylation in the endoplasmic reticulum (ER)), which yields MGKRNKPPPIKTDVPTAAPDDGEVRGATRALLWPISALLHSIHTLLTTLLLSVIALGPMPTHIGFVMDGNRRYARSHGQRIARGHEKGSESLKRTLRICLRLNIPIVSVYAFAIDNFRRSPEEVDTLMRLATESLAEICREGGFLQQHSIRLRCIGRMELLKPDMQKALQEMEAATAGNKNGVLNVCGPYASRDEITTAVRDTLASNPSPKAITPEAVFGRLQSVSAAEDIAAGGGALDILIRTSDTKRLSDFMLWQADRGAQVHFVKTYWPDFGLTDLLPILLGWQQREWLRGERHEGWE from the exons ATGGGCAAGAGGAACAAGCCACCACCTATCAAGACTGACGTCCCTACGGCAGCAcccgacgacggcgaggtaCGCGGCGCCACTCGGGCGCTTCTGTGGCCCAtctccgccctcctccactccatccacaccctcctcactaccctcctcctctccgttATCGCCCTCGGTCCGATGCCTACACACATTGGATTCGTCATGGATGGGAATAGGCGGTATGCACGAAGCCACGGGCAGAGGATTGCGCGCGGGCACGAGAAGGGCAGCGAGTCGCTCAAGCGG accCTCCGGATCTGCCTGCGCCTCAATATCCCCATCGTGTCGGTGTACGCGTTCGCGATCGACAACTTCCGCCGTTCTCCAGAGGAGGTGGACACGTTGATGCGCCTCGCGACCGAGTCGCTGGCCGAGATCTGTCGCGAGGG tgGCTTCCTCCAGCAACACAGCATCCGGTTACGCTGCATCGGACGCATGGAACTACTCAAGCCCGACATGCAGAAAGCATTAcaggagatggaggcggCGACTGCGGGGAACAAGAA CGGCGTGCTCAACGTATGCGGACCCTACGCTTCGCGGGACGAGATTACGACTGCGGTGCGGGATACGCTAGCCTCCAATCCGAGCCCTAAAGCCATCACACCAGAAGCTGTGTTTGGACGCCTGCAGTCCGTATCTGCTGCTGAGGACATTGcggctggtggaggtgcgcTCGACATCCTCATCCGTACGAGTGACACGAAACGCCTCTCGGACTTTATGCTCTGGCAAGCGGACCGGGGCGCGCAGGTCCACTTTGTCAAGACGTACTGGCCTGATTTTGGGCTGACGGACCTGTTGCCCATCCTGTTGGGGTGGCAGCAGCGCGAGTGGTTGCGAGGCGAGCGGCACGAGGGGTGGGAGTAG
- a CDS encoding uncharacterized protein (Ribosomal protein 60S L18 and 50S L18e), with translation MPATATSATAWLIADCCDDLLLVRYQEPPKKVKMGIDIRRHHVKKGARQAPKSEDPYLLLLVKLYRFLARRTESRFNKVVLKRLFMSKINRPPISLSRIVKETKGSNPDNSKTVVLVGRVLDDERMPTLPKLSVAALGFSASAKARIVAAGGEALTLDQLALRAPTGSNTVLLRGKRNVREAVAHFGGPLKGAKPYVQSKGRKFEKARGRRASRGFKIKSSHK, from the exons ATGCCTGCCACGGCCACGTC TGCCACGGCCTGGTTGATAGCTGATTGTTGCGACGACTTGCTCCTTGTCCGCTACCAAGAACCACCAAAAAAAG TCAAAATGGGCATCGACatccgccgccaccacgtCAAGAAGGGCGCTCGCCAGGCCCCCAAGTCCGAGGACCCgtacctcctcctcctcgtcaagctTTACCGCTTCCTTGCCCGCCGCACTGAGTCGCGCTTCAACAAGGTCGTCCTTAAGCGTCTCTTTATGAGCAAG ATCAACCGCCCCCccatctcgctctcgcgcaTCGTCAAGGAGACCAAGGGCTCGAACCCCGACAACTCCAAGactgtcgtcctcgtcggccgtgtcctcgacgacgagcgcatgCCCACCCTCCCCAAGCTCTcggtcgccgccctcggctTCTCTGCCTCGGCCAAGGCCCGCATCGTCGCTGCCGGCGGTGAGGCTCTTAccctcgaccagctcgccctccgTGCCCCCACCGGCTCGAACActgtcctcctccgcggcAAGCGCAACGTCCGTGAGGCCGTTGCCCACTTCGGCGGCCCCCTCAAGGGCGCCAAGCCCTACGTTCAGTCCAAGGGCCGCAAGTTCGAGAAGGCCCGTGGTCGCCGTGCTTCGCGTGGCTTCAAGATCAAGTCGAGCCACAAGTAA
- a CDS encoding uncharacterized protein (Galactose oxidase, central domain), which translates to MIPRWGAAVAVLSQPPTVVIQGGKTDPSGQFSYSSAPNSGDTVVLPLMASFPTSNPPYSLFPNGPSYAWHCLAPLFSKDGEWTLLSFGGDGGWASPISDVRSAHLLTLNPTTGTMNYTQLPEGLGAQPSRRVRHSCAAPASGGKVYITGGQETDYSETFAQTFVFDPESMSFSPLVHLPAAIYGHSSVLLSNGTLLVMGGVTSQSGAIALQPLDTLYALDTTSSSATWESINVPAAPVARRSAFATLNPDGSVFVFGGADAEGKPLNDGWILDPQHLSWTQTFDGGNGVLGRYDHVAATGGGGQVIVFGGYGKSAPVPPDTIIINSRAAPVGMHASGSTSGENVLTAGTGVGSPTPTSTDSSSPIGAAPSIAPLTLGLTVGLIGGVLLLGFALLMFWWCLRRRRRAKKNEEDRQNLIQDDMEKGALEKGAVLRNSPRDRGHPSPQRQKSLLQRLGTKIWRRPAYVPLGGEPYRKPTIFAAETRDHFQPQPLLPFQGENSLPLPPKPYNPDDIVFSHERDMGVRGVPGCLSRNPRSAVSGEAVVASAVNGLATRPSYRPQRTAELSNITPFPYTAPAPEPIAPTVVVIGGETAKATHEMYESDAHLSDAYDADESSAGHRILERPLPHPPAEPSQVYVYPPLSATSSASSARSHGSDAYTSEASRGVPAVAQLIGVAGGLSGATMARASSKRISGKRVSGRKQTAPWDAWDPKSDTESSAYHYPLGPKMGTTVYDPAGNRLGSALHARTYSNPFTDTDDDAPLLLPPKENLGVPFPALALSSQALLQAKPLPLPQAHPQPVSVKTVPSARETSQEADITSVHFGPRPMPASPPPPLPLKSLMCAELGAELEVHRLSAVESMRSAASHSSVFGALGERDLDLSFDFIPPVAVPSPPASSSPSASPSPPPSPSPARLHMPSHFEIPLISRPTVESVEDDILEGTTGPLTAFAGLGIYTTRKMSGGSDKELPPRPESPEPMSPPSTESRLPHHLQYPPPPPLPVCPSSPLGSLDSPPTVTAPLRVRPRSRPPSTAEMSGDMITPASTRSPSGAEAPLALSAMESPRFAVLEEPPSLATLDGPPSLAALDRVLQILSPSTTGTSRTSSNSSLEKFKSSFPTLSPAITGASASSSGLSPTPPPTSLATRYIGLPPSSPSRLPPSPLAVPPPSPLADRPAPPKTPTRSATIPARPRPAHTAPSTPTHHRVRQGSLASFPSQASLRPGQDGFVSTMVSNINLRDTPESVRSARLDSDEGSVFSRYQ; encoded by the exons ATGATTCCGCG GTGGGGTGCGGCAGTTGCAGTCCTCTCCCAACCCCCGACGGTCGTCATTCAAGGAGGCAAGACGGACCCCTCGGGACAGttctcgtactcgtcggCCCCAAACAGCGGGGATACAGTCGTCCTCCCTCTCATGgcctccttccccacctCTAACCCGCCCTAttccctcttccccaaTGGGCCCTCTTACGCATGGCACTGCCTCGCACCCCTCTTCTCCAAGGATGGGGAGTGGACCCTTCTCTCGTTcggtggcgacggcggctgGGCATCGCCCATAAGCGACGTTCGTTCAGCTCACCTCCTAACCCTCAACCCCACTACTGGAACCATGAATTACACCCAGCTTCCTGAGGGATTGGGCGCCCAGCCCAGCCGCCGCGTACGGCACTCTTGCGCTGCTCCGGCCTCGGGAGGTAAGGTATACATTACGGGTGGACAGGAGACGGACTACAGTGAGACGTTTGCACAGACCTTCGTCTTCGACCCCGAGAGCATGAGCTTTAGTCCACTCGTACACCTTCCTGCGGCCATTTACGGCCACTCGTCGGTACTCCTGTCCAATGGCACGCTTCTTGTCATGGGGGGAGTTACGTCACAAAGTGGTGCCATAGCACTCCAGCCTCTCGACACGTTGTACGCCCTCGACACCAcgtccagctcggcaacgTGGGAGAGCATAAATGTCCCCGCCGCTCCGGTGGCACGGCGCAGTGCGTTTGCGACACTTAACCCCGACGGCTCGGTGTTCGTTTTCGGGGgcgccgatgccgagggcaagcCCCTCAACGACGGGTGGATACTCGACCCGCAGCACCTGAGCTGGACGCAGACGTTTGATGGAGGGAATG gggTGTTGGGTAGATACGACCATGTCGCTGCGacgggtggcggcggccaggTGATCGTATTCGGAG GCTACGGCAAGAGTGCGCCGGTTCCTCCGGACACGATAATCATCAACTCGAGGGCCGCCCCCGTTGGCATGCACGCCTCGG GTTCGACCAGTGGGGAGAACGTCTTAACCGCAGGCACTGGGGTGGGCTCACCAACACCGACGTCCACagactcgtcgtcgcccatAGGCGCAGCGCCGAGCATTGCGCCTCTTACGCTGGGTCTCACTGTCGGCCTGATCGGCGGCGTGTTACTCCTTGGCTTCGCCTTGCTCATGTTTTGGTGGTgtctccgccgccgccgccgcgccaagAAGAATGAGGAGGACCGCCAGAACCTCATCCAGGATGACATGGAGAAGGGCGCCTTGGAAAAGGGTGCAGTTCTCCGCAACTCGCCGCGCGACAGGGGCCACCCGTCTCCGCAGCGGCAGAAATCCCTCTTACAGCGCCTCGGCACCAAGATCTGGCGCCGGCCCGCGTACGTCCCTCTGGGTGGTGAACCGTACCGCAAACCAACCAtcttcgccgccgagacgcGGGACCACTTCCAGCCTCAGCCGCTGCTCCCTTTCCAGGGTGAGAACAGCCTCCCGCTCCCACCTAAGCCGTACAATCCGGACGACATCGTGTTTAGCCACGAGCGTGACATGGGTGTCCGTGGCGTCCCCGGATGTTTAAGCAGAAACCCTCGCAGTGCCGTCAGTGGCGAGGCCGTTGTCGCAAGCGCTGTGAATGGGCTCGCTACGCGCCCGAGCTACAGGCCTCAACGGACTGCCGAGCTTAGCAACATCACACCGTTTCCCTACACCGCGCCTGCCCCTGAGCCCATCGCTCCAACTGTTGTCGTCATAGGAGGGGAGACTGCAAAGGCGACCCACGAAATGTATGAGTCGGACGCGCACTTGTCCGACGCatacgacgccgacgagagTTCGGCTGGTCACCGGATACTCGAGCGACCCTTACCCCACCCGCCCGCGGAGCCCAGTCAGGTCTACGTCTACCCGCCCCTCAGTGcgaccagctcggcctcgtccgcgcGCAGCCACGGCAGCGACGCCTACACATCAGAGGCGTCGAGAGGTGtccccgccgtcgcgcagctGATTGGTGTCGCCGGGGGACTGAGCGGAGCGACGATGGCACGTGCCTCCTCAAAGCGCATCTCCGGCAAGCGCGTCTCAGGCCGGAAACAGACAGCACCATGGGACGCTTGGGACCCGAAGAGCGACACCGAGTCGAGTGCGTACCACTACCCCCTTGGGCCCAAAATGGGCACCACCGTCTACGACCCGGCCGGTAACCGCCTCGGATCGGCCCTCCACGCGCGAACGTACTCCAACCCCTTCACGGacaccgacgacgatgcgcccctcctcctcccaccgAAAGAGAACCTCGGCGTCCCGTTCCCTGCCCTGGCCCTCTCTTCCCAGGCTCTCCTCCAGGCCAAGCCCCTCCCGCTGCCCCAGGCCCATCCCCAGCCGGTCTCAGTCAAGACAGTTCCTAGTGCGAGAGAAACGTCGCAGGAGGCGGACATAACCTCGGTGCACTTTGGGCCCCGGCCTATGCCCGCCtcacctccgccgccgctcccacTCAAATCTCTGATGtgcgccgagcttggcgctgagctcgaggtACATCGTCTGAGCGCGGTCGAGAGCATGAGGAGCGCAGCCTCGCATTCGAGTGTATtcggcgccctcggcgagcgcgacctcgacttaTCATTTGACTTTATCCCCCCCGTCGCGGTACCTTCGCCGCCAGCtagctcgtcgccgtcagctagcccgtcgccgcctccttcgCCTAGCCCAGCCCGCCTGCACATGCCCTCGCACTTCGAGATCCCCCTAATCTCGAGACCCACTGTCGAGAGcgtggaggacgacatcTTGGAGGGCACCACTGGACCCCTTACAGCCTTCGCCGGGCTTGGGATCTACACCACCCGCAAGATGAGCGGCGGATCGGACAAGGAGTTACCACCGCGCCCAGAGTCGCCAGAGCCCATGTCACCGCCGTCCACCGAGTCGCGTCTCCCCCATCATCTCCAGtaccctccccctcctccccttccgGTGTgtccctcctctccactgGGCAGCCTCGACTCGCCGCCAACCGTCACCGCCCCACTCCGGGTACGCCCGCGTTCCaggccgccgtcgaccgCGGAGATGAGCGGGGACATGATTACGCCAGCGAGCACGCGAAGTCCCAGCGGCGCCGAGGCACCACTTGCCCTCTCGGCCATGGAGTCGCCCAGGTTCGCGGTGCTTGAGGAGCCGCCCAGTCTTGCGACGCTTGACGGACCACCCAGCCTCGCTGCTCTCGACCGCGTTCTCCAGATCTTAtcgccctcgacaacgGGCACAAGTCGGACAAGTAGCAACAGCAGCCTGGAGAAGTTCAAGAGCAGCTTCCCCACCCTCTCGCCCGCTATCACCGGCGCGAGTGCATCGAGCTCAGGGTTGTCACCAACACCGCCGCCCACATCCCTCGCCACTCGGTACATCGGCCtacctccctcctcacccagcAGGCTGCCACCCTCCCCTCTGGCCGTacccccaccctcccccctcGCAGACAGACCCGCGCCACCAAAAACTCCCACTCGGTCCGCGACAATACCCGCCCGGCCCAGACCCGCCCACACTGCGCCAAGcacacccacccaccaccgGGTACGACAGGGCTCGCTTGCGAGCTTTCCGAGCCAGGCGTCCCTCCGGCCGGGACAGGATGGGTTCGTGTCCACCATGGTGAGCAACATCAACCTCCGCGACACGCCAGAGAGCGtgcgcagcgcgcgcctcgacagCGATGAGGGAAGCGTGTTTTCGCGGTATCAGTAG
- the RPS15 gene encoding uncharacterized protein (Belongs to the universal ribosomal protein uS19 family), translated as MASAPKNASGLKENIIFLSLPNSRPGFGPRRLPAGGGFEVWWPLTVSLPKIIMAEFTSGEDAAAKKASRSFKKYSYRGVELDQLLDLSNEAFIEIVHARARRRFQRGLKSRPMRLIKKLRKAKKEAGPHAKPVMVKTHLRDMIIVPEMIGSVVGVYNGKTFTTVEVKPEMTGHYLGEFSITYKPVGHGRGANMANSRFVPLK; from the exons atggcgagcgctCCAAAGAACGCATCGGGGTTGAAAGAGAACATCATCTTTCTG AGTTTGCCAAATTCCCGACCGGGGTTTGGCCCTCGAAGGCTCCCTGCTGGTGGTGGTTTCGAGGTTTGGTGGCCATTAACCGTCTCTCTACCAAAAATC ATCATG GCTGAGTTTACTTCCGGTGAGGACGCtgccgccaagaaggctTCGCGCTCGTTCAAGAAGTACTCGTACCgtggcgtcgagcttgaccagctcctcgacctctcgAACGAGGCGTTCATTGAG atcGTCCACGCTCGTGCCCGCCGTCGCTTCCAGCGTGGTCTCAAGTCGCGCCCCATGCGCCTCATCAAGAAGCTccgcaaggccaagaaggaggctggCCCCCACGCCAAGCCCGTCATGGTCAAGACCCACCTCCGTGACATGATCATCGTCCCTGAGATGATCGGCTCGGTTGTCGGTGTCTAC AACGGCAAGACCTTCACcacggtcgaggtcaagccCGAGATGACTGGCCACTACCTCGGCGAGTTCTCGATCACCTACAAGCCCGTCGGCCACGGCCGTGGCGCCAACATGGCCAACTCCCGGTT CGTCCCGCTCAAGTAA